Within Pseudomonas sp. LBUM920, the genomic segment CCTTCTAAACCGGGCCTTGATCTAACTGGCACAGCTCCTGCTATAGCCCGAACAGGCTGCGCTCGTGCGGCTCCATAAAAACAACTAGATGAAGGATCCTTCAATGGATAACTCCAACTCCCTGCCTCTGGGGTCGGCGGCTGCGCCGGCAAAAGAACGCAGTACTTCCAGCCGGATCAAATCGATTTTCAGCGGCTCGGTCGGCAACATGGTCGAGTGGTACGACTGGTACGTCTACGCCGCCTTCTCGCTGTACTTCGCCAAAGCCTTCTTTCCGAAAGGCGACACTACCGCCCAACTGCTGAACACCGCCGCGATCTTCGCCGTGGGCTTCCTGATGCGCCCGATCGGTGGCTGGCTGATGGGGCTGTACGCCGACCGTGCCGGTCGCAAAGCGGCCTTGATGGCTTCGGTGCTGTTGATGTGCTTCGGCTCACTTATCATCGCCCTGAGCCCGGGTTATGAAACCATCGGCGTCGGCGCACCGATCCTGCTGGTGTTCGCCCGCCTGCTGCAAGGTCTGTCGGTGGGTGGCGAGTACGGTACCTCGGCCACTTACTTGAGTGAAATGGCAACCAAGGAACGTCGCGGTTTCTTCTCCAGCTTCCAATACGTGACGCTGATTTCCGGCCAACTCATCGCGCTGGCAGTATTGATTGTGCTGCAACAGGTGCTCACCACCGAACAACTGTACGACTGGGGCTGGCGCATCCCGTTCGCCATCGGCGCCCTGTGCGCAGTGGTCGCGCTGTACCTGCGTCGTGGCATGGAAGAAACCGAGTCGTTCACCAAAAAGGCAAAGGCCAAGGAAAGCGCCATGCGCACCTTGATGCGCCACCCCAAGGAACTGATGACCGTGGTCGGCCTGACCATGGGCGGCACCCTGGCGTTCTACACCTACACCACCTACATGCAGAAATACCTGGTGAACACGGTGGGCATGAGCATTTCCGACTCCACCACCATTTCGGCGGCCACGCTGTTTCTGTTCATGTGCCTGCAACCCATTGTCGGCGGGCTGTCGGACAAGGTTGGCCGCCGGCCGATCCTGATCGCCTTCGGCATCCTCGGCACCTTGTTTACCGTGCCGATCCTCACCACCCTGCACACCATCCAGACCTGGTGGGGCGCGTTTTTCCTGATCATGGCGGCACTGATCATCGTCAGCGGCTATACCTCGATCAACGCGGTGGTGAAGGCCGAACTGTTCCCTACGGAAATTCGTGCCTTGGGCGTGGGCCTGCCGTATGCGCTGACCGTGTCGATCTTCGGCGGTACGGCTGAATACATCGCGCTGTGGTTCAAGAGCATTGGCATGGAAACCGGTTACTACTGGTATGTGACGGCCTGTATTGCAGTGTCGCTGGTGGTCTACGTGACCATGAAAGACACCCGCAAGCATTCGCGCATTACCACGGACTGAACAGTGTGGGAGCGGGCTTGCTCGCGAACGCGGTGGATCAGTCAGAGCGAAATCGACTGACACGGCGCATTCGCGAGCAAGCCCGCTCCCACATGTTGTTCTTCAGCGGTTCATAAACAGCGTCAGGTCAGCTCTACGGGCTGCCGGCGCCCATACCGGCGCTGCGCATACGACGCCCCGGCAATCATCACCACCAGCACCGCCGCCAACACCGCCGATGAACCCATGGTGCCGAAATCCAGCCCGCCCTTTTCATGGGGCTTGGTGAGGAAGTCGCCCAGGGTCGCGCCAAATGGCCGAGTCAGCACAAACGCCACCCAGAACAACAGCACCGAAGAAATCTGGGTGAAGTATTTGAGTGCTACCACCACCGCAATGGCCGAGCCGATCATCAAGGCGCCACCGGCAAAACCCAACCCGGAGTCGTCCGTCAGGAAGTCGCCCAACGCGGTGCCCAAGGTGTTGGAGAACAGGATCGCCATCCAGTAAAACAGCTCGCCTCGAAAGGTCTGGACCTTGTTCACGTTCAGCGAATCACCGCTGAGGTGCCACAACGCGAAGATGATCATCAGGATCACGATCAGGATCATCGAGCCGGTGGCGTACCCGAGGCCCAAGGTGCGGTCCATAAAATCCGACATCGTGGTGCCGGCGGTACTCGTGGACAGAATCACGATCCAGTACAACACCGGGTTGTAGGTTTTCGACCAGAGCTGCGTCATCAGGGTGACGAGAAATACGCTGATCAAGATCATCGAACTGATGGCGTAGCCGACATTCAGGGTCATCGACAACAAATCCCCGGCGGTTTCGCCCAGGGTGGTTGCGCAGATTTTCATGACCCAGAACGCCAGGGTTATCTGAGGAAGTTTGTTCATTGTGCGAAAGGCTCCGAAGCTCAGTCATGCAGGGGGCCGATTCATGGGGAGTGTCGACCTGGCGCGCAGACTGAACGGCACGCTGTGAAAAATAGGTGGGCAATCAATGAAAATTCCATCCGGCCAATGGAAATTCGCCGTCATGGATTGCACTATGGCTACCTCACAGCCCCCCGCAGCAGGAACCCCGGTCCATGTCTGACGATATCCATTTCTACGAACCCGCCAATGGCCACGGCCTGCCTCATGACCCGTTCAATGCCATCGTCGGGCCACGGCCGATTGGCTGGATTTCCTCCCACGACCGCGAAGGCCGCCTGAATCTGGCGCCCTACAGCTTCTTCAATGCGTTCAATTACATTCCGCCGATCATTGGGTTTTCCAGCGTCGGGCGCAAAGACAGCCTGAACAACATCGAACAGACCGGCGAATTCGTGTGGAACCTGGCCACTCGCCCGTTGGCCGAACAGATGAACCAGAGTTGCGCGGCGGTATCGCCAGAGGTCAACGAGTTCGAGCTGTCCGGCCTGACGCCGGTCGCCTCGAAAATCGTCGGCGTGCCGCGCGTGGGCGAAAGTCCGGTGTCGTTTGAATGCAAAGTGACGCAGATTATTCAGCTGCAGCGCGCCGACAAAGAGTTGGTGCCGAGCTGGCTGGTGCTTGGCGAGGTGGTCGCGGTGCACATTGCCAAGTGGCTGCTCAAGGATGGGATCTACGACACGGCCGCCGCCGAGCCGATCTTGCGCGGTGGTGGCCCGGCGGATTACTTCCAGATAGAGCCGCAGGCGTTGTTCAAGATGTATCGCCCAGGCGCCACTCAGCGCTGAGCGAAAGGCAAAAAAATGTGGGAGCAGGCTTGCTCGCGAAGGCGATGGATCAGTCAATGATTCGGTGACTGACACGGTGCATTCGCGAGCAAGCCCGCTCCCACCTTTGCATCGGTGGGTTGCTTAGTCAGCGGCAGGGGACCAGGTCAATTGCCCTTCTTCGTCCACGTCGACCAACCGCTGCAATTGCGCGGCAGCCGCATCGTCGGCGTCGTCAGCGGTCTTGAATGTGTGTCCTTCAAGGATCTTGTGAAACCTGGGGGCGCCCATGCCATCCAGTGCCTTGACGGCAATGGCAGCGCTGTAGCCACCCTCTTCTTCACGCACCAAGGCGGAAACGGCTTCGTGGTGGGCAAACTCTTTACGTGCCATGTTGCAGGTCCTGGCCAATGGGAAAGTCGGCCATTCTAACCTTCTCAACCGGCCAGTTGCAGGTACTCGCCGTAGGCATGCGCAGCGGATGCATCGGTAAAGGTCTGGAAGTCCATGCTGCGCACCACCATGTCGTTCAATAGCTCGGTAAAGATCATCAAGGCGGGCGAATTGAAGTAGGCGCTCATCGCCTGCTCGCTGCTCCAGAAGCCGCAGATCAGCCACACATCGGGATCCACTTGGGAATGCTGCAACGAGAATTGCAGGCAACCCTGAGACTGACGGCCCGGTTCAATCAAACTGCTCAAGCGTGCACCGAGTTCGGTGCTGCACCCGTTACGGGCACGGATAAAGGCCATATGGCTCGCGGGAATGGGGGTGGACATGTTCGACTCTCCCGTTGAGAAGTGATGCTCGGCAAGCACTGTGAGGGCGTGCTGCCACAGGATCAAAGATAACGGCGCGGGTGCGGGCGCGGTTAGTCAATTCCTGCCGGCTTATTGCACAATCCTGCCAGAAGCGCAGATAAGACGTTTGGCCCCGCGGGTTTATTCCATGGCCATGTTCAGTGTTTCAGGCAGATGACAGGCACTGCACTTGCCTGATTCGCGACTTATCGCAGGATCAGGCAAGGATCGTGCAGGATCGACGTAACACTTTCTCAAAGACCGCCACTAAGCTGATCCCATCAAAAAGCTTGTAGAGGACACGTCATGTCGTCGTCGGAACATAAGTCCACTCCCCTCGATGCCGAGACGGAAAAACAGCGCGCCGAACTCGCCAGCATCGTGCACCGGCATACCTGGGAAGATGGCTCCTACGGCACGGCGATCACCTCGTTGTTCCTCAACCGCCACAACACGCCGCGCGACTTCATGCCGGTGCTGGTGGAACCTGCGCTGTGCATCCTCGCCAGCGGCAGCAAGGAAGTACGCCTGGCTGACGAAATCTTCGCCTACGACCCGCTCAACTATCTGGTGTTCTCCGTGGCGATGCCGGTGGCCGGGCGGATCATCGATGCCACGCCGGAAGATCCCAACCTGTCGGTGCGCATCAATATCGACCCGGCGCAACTCACGGCGCTGATCGCCGAGGCCGGGCCAATGGGCGTGCCGTCGCGTCCGACTTCGCGCGGCATGTACGTCGACCGCATCGACACCCAATTGCTCGACGCCGTGCTGCGCCTGGCGCGCCTGCTGGATACGCCCAAAGATATCGCGATGCTGGCGCCATTGATCAACCGCGAAATTCTTTACCGTTTGCTGCGTGGGCCGCAGGGTTACAGGCTGTATGAAAT encodes:
- a CDS encoding MFS transporter, which translates into the protein MDNSNSLPLGSAAAPAKERSTSSRIKSIFSGSVGNMVEWYDWYVYAAFSLYFAKAFFPKGDTTAQLLNTAAIFAVGFLMRPIGGWLMGLYADRAGRKAALMASVLLMCFGSLIIALSPGYETIGVGAPILLVFARLLQGLSVGGEYGTSATYLSEMATKERRGFFSSFQYVTLISGQLIALAVLIVLQQVLTTEQLYDWGWRIPFAIGALCAVVALYLRRGMEETESFTKKAKAKESAMRTLMRHPKELMTVVGLTMGGTLAFYTYTTYMQKYLVNTVGMSISDSTTISAATLFLFMCLQPIVGGLSDKVGRRPILIAFGILGTLFTVPILTTLHTIQTWWGAFFLIMAALIIVSGYTSINAVVKAELFPTEIRALGVGLPYALTVSIFGGTAEYIALWFKSIGMETGYYWYVTACIAVSLVVYVTMKDTRKHSRITTD
- a CDS encoding flavin reductase family protein, with protein sequence MSDDIHFYEPANGHGLPHDPFNAIVGPRPIGWISSHDREGRLNLAPYSFFNAFNYIPPIIGFSSVGRKDSLNNIEQTGEFVWNLATRPLAEQMNQSCAAVSPEVNEFELSGLTPVASKIVGVPRVGESPVSFECKVTQIIQLQRADKELVPSWLVLGEVVAVHIAKWLLKDGIYDTAAAEPILRGGGPADYFQIEPQALFKMYRPGATQR
- a CDS encoding antibiotic biosynthesis monooxygenase family protein, which gives rise to MSTPIPASHMAFIRARNGCSTELGARLSSLIEPGRQSQGCLQFSLQHSQVDPDVWLICGFWSSEQAMSAYFNSPALMIFTELLNDMVVRSMDFQTFTDASAAHAYGEYLQLAG
- a CDS encoding AraC family transcriptional regulator; this translates as MSSSEHKSTPLDAETEKQRAELASIVHRHTWEDGSYGTAITSLFLNRHNTPRDFMPVLVEPALCILASGSKEVRLADEIFAYDPLNYLVFSVAMPVAGRIIDATPEDPNLSVRINIDPAQLTALIAEAGPMGVPSRPTSRGMYVDRIDTQLLDAVLRLARLLDTPKDIAMLAPLINREILYRLLRGPQGYRLYEIAVANSQSHRVSQAIKWLNGNYEQPLRIDDLAREVNLSVSTLHHRFKAITAMSPLQYQKQLRLQEARRLMIAEGLEASAAGYRVGYESPSQFSREYSRLFGAPPLRDLARLRQSI